From Pseudovibrio sp. Tun.PSC04-5.I4, a single genomic window includes:
- a CDS encoding multicopper oxidase family protein, whose amino-acid sequence MITRREALKSALVGGAAVAGGLTGATNLWAVPKRHDLVAQNIEYQLMQGAPTTKNLFTFGDAMPPTLRVKQGQPFHSRLINKLDEPTTVHWHGMRLPNDMDGVAFLTQHYVYTGDHFDYRFTPHDAGTFWYHPHCNSLEQLSYGMTGLMVVEEAEDPGFDQDIPVNLRDFRLGGDGQFIKLFQARKSARAGTFGTLRTSNWQSAPQMDVTAGSLVRLRLCVTDVTRIYKLSLPEGTAAKVIAMDGNPVTPFAINKLALGPGQRADIALRIPDDEGQTINLTNFSSSAPWTVLSLRAIGPSLKRDLREIKPLPANPIPQPDLKDAEYIPLEFSAAAEKRPANPICGSLGFSFWAVNKRAWQGAERGPLDPVAVLKRDKSYVFEFINRTPQTHPIHIHGMTFQLLKSNKRKLQPWWTDTALVFPDERVQVAVRPDYVGDWLMHCHIIEHQESGMTAFMRVE is encoded by the coding sequence ATGATCACACGGCGTGAGGCGCTTAAAAGCGCTTTGGTTGGTGGAGCTGCTGTTGCGGGTGGTCTGACAGGTGCAACCAATCTGTGGGCTGTGCCTAAGAGGCATGATCTTGTAGCCCAGAACATCGAATATCAATTGATGCAGGGTGCTCCAACCACAAAGAACCTATTCACGTTCGGAGACGCGATGCCGCCAACTCTTCGCGTTAAGCAGGGGCAACCGTTCCATTCTCGCCTGATCAACAAACTCGATGAGCCCACCACCGTTCACTGGCACGGCATGCGTTTGCCCAACGATATGGATGGCGTAGCGTTTCTAACCCAGCATTACGTTTATACCGGTGATCATTTTGATTACCGCTTCACCCCCCACGATGCTGGTACATTCTGGTATCACCCGCATTGCAATTCGCTGGAACAGCTCTCCTACGGTATGACCGGGCTGATGGTTGTTGAGGAGGCCGAAGATCCCGGATTTGATCAGGATATTCCAGTCAATCTGCGTGATTTCCGGTTGGGCGGAGATGGTCAGTTTATCAAACTTTTTCAGGCCCGAAAATCTGCGCGCGCTGGCACCTTTGGCACGCTGAGAACGTCAAACTGGCAAAGCGCACCTCAAATGGATGTGACGGCCGGCTCTCTTGTGCGTTTACGGCTTTGCGTCACCGATGTGACACGCATTTATAAGTTGTCATTGCCAGAGGGAACGGCTGCAAAAGTCATCGCCATGGATGGCAACCCTGTCACTCCGTTTGCCATCAATAAATTGGCTCTGGGACCGGGGCAGCGCGCAGATATCGCCCTGCGCATTCCTGATGATGAAGGGCAGACTATCAATCTCACCAACTTCTCTTCTTCAGCACCATGGACGGTGTTGTCTCTAAGGGCAATCGGGCCGTCGCTGAAACGCGACCTGCGCGAAATTAAACCACTGCCAGCCAATCCAATTCCGCAGCCTGATCTCAAAGACGCCGAGTACATTCCGCTGGAGTTTTCAGCCGCTGCCGAAAAAAGGCCAGCGAACCCGATCTGCGGCAGCTTGGGATTCTCTTTTTGGGCGGTCAATAAGCGCGCTTGGCAAGGTGCCGAGCGTGGCCCGCTCGATCCCGTCGCAGTCTTGAAACGCGACAAGTCCTATGTGTTTGAGTTCATCAATCGCACACCGCAAACCCACCCAATCCACATTCACGGCATGACTTTCCAGCTGCTGAAAAGCAACAAGCGTAAGCTGCAACCATGGTGGACGGATACGGCATTGGTTTTTCCAGATGAGCGAGTGCAGGTCGCTGTGCGGCCAGATTATGTCGGGGATTGGCTCATGCACTGCCACATCATCGAGCATCAGGAAAGCGGCATGACTGCTTTTATGCGGGTGGAGTAG
- the mltG gene encoding endolytic transglycosylase MltG translates to MAQTPEDNSNGPNDHSGLYIQPGGSSAPRSPSRAIQPETAPPPPPRSRHARNPVVITINFLLSMAVLGIIIAGAALYWGKGQFDAEGPLSEEKNFIVASGMSLPQIAGKLEDEGVISNSLVFEAGTRLFKNETKVKAGEYAFPARISMKSVMDDLVSGRAVYHSVTFPEGWSSAQIIKRLNANEILTGEISSIPAEGSLLPETYTFTRGTTRTRIIEQMQKAMTQSIARIWEKRSQGLPIDSPEDLVVLASIVEKETSKLDEHSRVASVFVNRLRKGMPLQSDPTILYGLFGGDAWTTDRSAITRSMLKAKNPYNTYQIKALPPGPIGNPSVAALEAVANPARTKDLYFVADGTGGHAFATSYKQHQRNVANWRKIEKELRAKRKAEKNKN, encoded by the coding sequence ATGGCTCAAACGCCTGAAGACAACTCAAACGGGCCAAATGACCATTCAGGTCTATACATCCAGCCGGGCGGATCTTCCGCACCGCGCAGTCCAAGTCGGGCCATCCAGCCTGAAACCGCTCCACCACCTCCACCTCGCTCCCGTCATGCGCGCAATCCTGTCGTTATTACAATCAACTTCCTACTTTCAATGGCGGTGTTGGGGATAATTATTGCAGGTGCTGCTCTGTATTGGGGCAAAGGTCAGTTTGACGCAGAAGGCCCGTTGAGCGAAGAAAAAAACTTCATTGTCGCCAGCGGCATGAGCCTGCCTCAGATCGCCGGAAAGCTGGAGGATGAAGGCGTCATCTCCAATTCCTTGGTGTTTGAAGCTGGAACTCGTCTGTTCAAAAACGAGACAAAAGTGAAAGCGGGTGAATACGCATTCCCTGCTCGCATTTCCATGAAAAGCGTCATGGATGATCTCGTGTCGGGCCGCGCGGTCTACCACTCAGTGACCTTCCCGGAAGGTTGGAGCAGTGCTCAAATCATCAAACGCCTCAATGCGAACGAAATTCTGACCGGTGAGATTTCATCGATCCCGGCTGAAGGATCGCTTTTGCCGGAGACCTACACATTCACACGTGGAACCACGAGAACGCGTATCATTGAGCAGATGCAAAAGGCCATGACGCAGAGCATTGCCCGTATCTGGGAAAAACGATCTCAGGGCCTGCCGATAGATTCACCAGAAGATCTTGTAGTACTAGCGTCCATCGTGGAGAAGGAAACCTCCAAGCTCGATGAGCATTCACGTGTTGCCTCTGTTTTTGTGAACCGTCTGCGCAAGGGAATGCCGCTACAATCCGATCCGACCATTCTTTACGGTCTGTTTGGCGGCGATGCATGGACCACAGATCGGTCCGCGATTACTCGCTCCATGTTGAAGGCAAAGAACCCCTACAACACCTACCAAATTAAAGCACTGCCTCCGGGGCCTATCGGAAATCCGAGTGTTGCTGCTCTGGAAGCTGTTGCGAATCCGGCACGCACCAAAGATCTGTACTTTGTGGCAGATGGAACCGGCGGCCATGCCTTTGCTACAAGCTACAAGCAACATCAACGCAATGTGGCCAACTGGCGTAAGATAGAAAAAGAGCTGCGCGCCAAACGCAAAGCTGAAAAGAATAAGAACTGA
- the fabG gene encoding 3-oxoacyl-[acyl-carrier-protein] reductase: MFNLDGKSALVTGATGGIGEAIARSLHAQGATVTLSGTREAKLEALAADLGERVHIKAANLSDRDSVDALVPAAEEMMGGLDILVNNAGITRDNIFMRMKDEEWDQVLEVNLSATFRICRAAIKGMMKRRHGRIIGITSIVGVTGNAGQVNYSAAKAGMIGMSKSLAQEVASRKITVNTIAPGFIATAMTDELNDKQRDSILGNVPAARLGTAEEIASAAVYLASDEAAYVTGQTLHVNGGMAMI; encoded by the coding sequence ATGTTCAATTTGGACGGAAAAAGCGCGCTTGTAACAGGTGCCACTGGTGGTATCGGCGAAGCGATCGCTCGTTCTCTTCATGCGCAGGGCGCAACGGTTACGCTTTCCGGTACACGTGAAGCGAAACTGGAAGCACTGGCTGCTGATCTGGGCGAACGCGTTCACATCAAAGCAGCGAACCTGTCTGATCGTGACAGCGTAGATGCACTTGTTCCAGCTGCTGAAGAGATGATGGGCGGTCTGGACATTCTGGTCAACAACGCTGGCATCACCCGCGACAACATCTTTATGCGTATGAAAGATGAAGAGTGGGATCAGGTGCTTGAAGTGAACCTGTCAGCAACGTTCCGCATTTGCCGCGCAGCAATCAAAGGTATGATGAAACGCCGTCATGGCCGTATCATCGGTATTACCTCTATTGTTGGGGTCACCGGTAACGCAGGTCAGGTAAACTACTCCGCAGCTAAAGCTGGCATGATTGGTATGTCCAAGTCTTTGGCGCAGGAAGTGGCTTCTCGTAAGATCACCGTTAACACAATTGCTCCAGGTTTTATTGCAACCGCAATGACCGATGAGTTGAATGACAAGCAGCGCGATTCGATCCTGGGCAACGTTCCAGCGGCTCGTTTGGGCACTGCAGAAGAAATTGCCAGCGCAGCTGTTTATCTTGCAAGTGACGAGGCCGCGTATGTTACCGGTCAGACACTGCACGTAAATGGCGGCATGGCGATGATTTAA
- the fabD gene encoding ACP S-malonyltransferase: MTIAFTFPGQGSQAVGMGKELADTFPEARAVFEEVDAALGQSLTKIMWEGPADELTLTANTQPALMAVSLATMRVLEAKGVDLSKTASFVAGHSLGEYSALAAAGSLSIADAARLLRIRGDAMQKAVPVGQGAMAALLGLDFEQAMEVAEEAAQGEVCQAASDNATGQVVVSGHKAAVERACEIAKGKGARRALILPVSAPFHCSLMQPAADAMAIALAEVEIKAPVVPLVVNVLAAPITDPEEIRTRLIQQVTGTVRWRESVSWMADNGVTTLIEVGTGKVLTGMVRRIVKSLEGAAINTAEDIDALVARLEGVES, encoded by the coding sequence ATGACTATAGCCTTTACATTTCCCGGACAGGGTAGCCAAGCTGTAGGAATGGGTAAGGAGCTTGCCGACACGTTCCCGGAAGCGCGCGCTGTATTTGAAGAAGTTGATGCAGCTCTTGGTCAGTCTCTGACCAAAATCATGTGGGAAGGCCCTGCTGATGAGCTCACGCTGACAGCTAACACCCAGCCAGCTCTGATGGCTGTTAGCCTCGCAACCATGCGCGTGCTTGAGGCGAAAGGTGTTGACCTTTCAAAAACCGCCAGCTTTGTTGCCGGTCATTCCCTTGGCGAATACTCCGCATTGGCCGCTGCTGGCTCTTTAAGCATTGCTGATGCTGCGCGCTTGCTGCGTATCCGCGGCGATGCCATGCAAAAAGCCGTTCCAGTGGGTCAGGGCGCAATGGCAGCTCTGCTCGGTCTGGACTTTGAGCAGGCCATGGAAGTTGCTGAGGAAGCTGCGCAGGGGGAAGTTTGTCAGGCTGCGAGCGACAATGCGACTGGTCAGGTTGTTGTGTCTGGTCACAAGGCAGCTGTTGAACGCGCCTGTGAAATTGCAAAGGGCAAAGGGGCCCGTCGTGCGCTTATCCTTCCTGTATCTGCACCGTTCCATTGCTCACTGATGCAGCCAGCTGCAGACGCAATGGCAATAGCGCTTGCTGAAGTTGAAATCAAAGCGCCTGTTGTTCCCCTTGTTGTAAACGTTCTGGCAGCTCCGATTACGGACCCGGAAGAGATTCGCACTCGCCTCATCCAACAGGTCACTGGTACAGTACGCTGGCGCGAATCTGTAAGCTGGATGGCGGACAATGGTGTGACCACACTTATCGAGGTGGGCACGGGTAAAGTGCTAACCGGTATGGTGCGCCGTATTGTGAAGTCTCTGGAAGGCGCTGCAATTAACACTGCCGAAGATATCGATGCACTCGTTGCCCGTCTCGAAGGCGTTGAGAGCTAA
- a CDS encoding YicC/YloC family endoribonuclease yields MTLASMTGFARVEGAHEETRWVWELRSVNGKGFDARLRLPQGLDGVEAEVRKRLAAQLKRGNVSVGLQMQRPHGDTALVVNEVALEQVLKAISVLRERLPDSPEPTLDAILGYKGVLEFEESEESEEEQGAQLKTVLSSFDEALSELVSMRCSEGRAITTLLKGQIDTIEALTKQAEQLPSRSPEAIRARMKAQLDELLEASSQLDPQRLHQEAAVLATKADIREELDRLYAHVTAVRELVTKGGAIGRRLDFLAQEFNREANTLCSKSNSVELTAIGLELKTVIDQLREQTQNIE; encoded by the coding sequence ATGACACTGGCAAGCATGACCGGTTTCGCCCGCGTTGAAGGTGCGCATGAAGAAACACGATGGGTCTGGGAGCTGCGCTCAGTCAATGGCAAAGGCTTTGATGCGCGCTTACGCTTGCCTCAGGGCTTGGATGGTGTGGAAGCAGAAGTACGCAAGCGTCTCGCCGCCCAATTGAAGCGCGGTAACGTATCCGTCGGCTTGCAAATGCAGCGCCCTCACGGCGATACAGCGCTGGTCGTCAATGAAGTCGCTCTGGAGCAGGTTTTGAAAGCCATTTCCGTTCTGCGTGAGCGCCTGCCGGATTCTCCTGAACCGACACTTGATGCCATTCTTGGATACAAGGGTGTTCTGGAGTTTGAAGAGAGCGAAGAAAGCGAAGAAGAGCAGGGTGCCCAGCTCAAGACGGTGTTGTCCTCCTTCGATGAGGCTCTTTCTGAGTTGGTAAGCATGCGTTGCAGTGAAGGCCGCGCGATCACGACGCTGCTCAAGGGGCAGATCGACACCATTGAGGCGTTGACTAAGCAGGCAGAGCAATTGCCCTCTCGCAGCCCTGAAGCCATTCGGGCACGCATGAAAGCACAACTGGACGAGCTTCTTGAAGCCTCCAGCCAGCTGGATCCGCAACGCCTGCATCAGGAAGCCGCTGTTCTGGCAACCAAAGCAGATATTCGCGAAGAGTTGGACCGGCTCTATGCCCATGTCACAGCCGTTCGTGAGCTTGTAACAAAGGGCGGCGCAATTGGTCGCCGGTTGGATTTTCTTGCTCAGGAATTTAACCGCGAAGCCAATACATTGTGCTCCAAATCCAACAGTGTGGAACTGACAGCCATTGGTCTGGAGCTGAAAACAGTGATTGATCAGTTGCGCGAGCAAACACAGAATATCGAATAA
- the fabF gene encoding beta-ketoacyl-ACP synthase II yields the protein MRRVVITGIGMVSPLGSSAEISWQRILEGKSGARRIEGFEIGDLKTKIACQVPLGDGTDGTFNPDEYMLPKEQRKVDDFIIYAVAAAHQALADADWKPETEEEQNRSGTLIGSGIGGLQGIAETAIMMEEKGPSRVSPFFIPGRLINLASGYVSIQHKLKGPNHSVVTACSTGAHAIGDAARLIALDDADVMVAGGTESTICRLGVAGFNACKALSTAYNDEPEKASRPYDKDRDGFVMGDGSGVVVLEEYEHAVARGAKIYAEVVGYGLSGDAHHITAPASDGDGGFRCMQAALKRAGVSLGDVDYINAHGTSTPMGDEIELRAVERLAGDAAGTLTMSSTKSATGHLLGAAGAVEAIFAVLAIRDQIAPPTINLDNPSVETEIDLVPNKAKKMDITYALSNSFGFGGTNASLVLKKVEA from the coding sequence ATGCGTCGAGTCGTTATCACAGGCATTGGCATGGTTAGCCCACTGGGCAGCAGTGCAGAAATCTCTTGGCAGCGAATTCTTGAAGGTAAGAGCGGTGCACGACGCATCGAAGGCTTCGAAATCGGGGATCTTAAGACAAAGATCGCCTGTCAGGTGCCTCTCGGCGACGGAACCGACGGGACCTTCAATCCTGATGAATACATGCTCCCAAAGGAACAGCGTAAAGTTGATGATTTTATCATTTATGCTGTAGCTGCTGCTCATCAAGCGCTGGCCGATGCGGACTGGAAACCGGAGACCGAAGAAGAGCAGAACCGTTCAGGTACGCTCATTGGGTCCGGAATTGGCGGCCTTCAGGGCATTGCCGAAACAGCTATTATGATGGAAGAGAAGGGGCCAAGCCGTGTTAGCCCATTCTTCATTCCAGGTCGTTTGATCAACCTTGCAAGCGGGTATGTGTCTATTCAGCACAAACTCAAAGGCCCGAACCATTCTGTGGTGACAGCTTGTTCAACAGGAGCGCACGCCATTGGCGATGCTGCTCGTTTGATCGCGCTGGATGACGCTGATGTTATGGTTGCAGGTGGTACCGAGAGCACAATTTGTCGCCTTGGTGTTGCTGGCTTTAACGCTTGTAAAGCGCTGTCTACTGCCTACAACGATGAGCCTGAAAAAGCGTCTCGTCCCTACGATAAAGACCGCGATGGTTTTGTTATGGGTGATGGGTCTGGTGTCGTTGTCCTGGAAGAATACGAGCACGCCGTTGCGCGCGGCGCTAAAATTTACGCTGAAGTTGTTGGGTATGGTCTGTCTGGTGATGCACACCACATTACAGCGCCAGCGTCTGACGGTGACGGCGGTTTCCGCTGTATGCAAGCTGCGTTGAAACGGGCTGGTGTATCACTCGGTGATGTTGATTATATCAATGCGCATGGCACTTCAACGCCAATGGGTGATGAAATCGAATTGCGTGCGGTAGAGCGTTTGGCTGGCGATGCGGCTGGAACTCTGACCATGTCTTCCACGAAATCTGCAACAGGTCACCTTTTGGGTGCTGCTGGCGCAGTTGAAGCAATCTTCGCAGTTTTGGCAATCCGTGATCAGATTGCTCCACCAACAATCAACCTTGATAATCCATCAGTTGAAACTGAGATAGACTTGGTCCCTAATAAAGCCAAGAAGATGGACATAACTTACGCATTGTCCAACTCATTTGGTTTTGGCGGAACAAACGCATCTCTGGTTCTCAAAAAAGTTGAAGCTTAA
- the gmk gene encoding guanylate kinase produces the protein MISENSNGTTVSAQAIEDVRRGFMLVLAAPSGAGKGTIAAKLMEEDANLALSVSATTRQRRAAEEHGVHYFFHEADEFERKIKANELLEWAKVHDNYYGTPRESVDASLNEGKDVLFDIDIAGVRQLQKQAGEDVVSIFVLPPSIAEMHARLKGRGDDDDTAIKRRMKTAIDEVSGWQEFDYIIVNDDLNKAVTTVQSIITAERLKRLRLAKLTGKMDGMIADLKAVIAE, from the coding sequence ATGATCTCCGAAAACTCAAACGGGACCACTGTTTCAGCTCAGGCTATTGAAGATGTACGCCGCGGCTTTATGCTTGTGCTTGCTGCGCCATCGGGAGCAGGCAAGGGAACCATCGCAGCCAAGCTGATGGAAGAGGATGCCAATCTGGCTCTCTCGGTCTCAGCAACAACCCGCCAGCGCCGCGCTGCCGAAGAGCATGGCGTGCATTACTTCTTCCATGAAGCGGATGAGTTTGAACGCAAGATCAAAGCCAATGAATTGCTGGAATGGGCGAAAGTTCACGACAACTACTACGGCACGCCGCGCGAATCTGTTGATGCAAGCCTCAATGAGGGGAAGGACGTTCTGTTCGATATTGATATCGCAGGCGTTCGCCAGTTGCAAAAGCAGGCCGGAGAAGATGTTGTCTCAATCTTCGTCTTGCCACCGTCCATCGCAGAGATGCATGCTCGGCTCAAAGGCCGTGGCGATGATGATGACACAGCAATCAAACGCCGTATGAAAACTGCGATTGATGAAGTGTCAGGTTGGCAGGAGTTTGATTACATCATCGTCAATGATGACTTGAACAAGGCCGTAACGACGGTGCAATCCATCATTACAGCGGAGCGTTTGAAACGTCTTCGCCTTGCAAAACTAACTGGCAAAATGGATGGTATGATTGCTGATCTGAAAGCGGTAATCGCTGAGTAA
- a CDS encoding acyl carrier protein: MSNVAEQVKKIVVEHLGVEADKVIESASFIDDLGADSLDTVELVMAFEEAFGVEIPDDAAETIQSVGDAVKFIESKQV, encoded by the coding sequence ATGAGCAATGTTGCAGAACAGGTTAAGAAGATCGTTGTCGAACACCTCGGCGTAGAGGCAGACAAGGTCATTGAATCTGCAAGCTTCATCGACGATCTGGGCGCAGACAGCCTAGACACTGTTGAACTGGTTATGGCTTTTGAAGAAGCTTTTGGCGTTGAAATTCCAGATGATGCTGCTGAAACAATTCAGTCAGTTGGCGATGCTGTGAAGTTCATCGAATCCAAACAGGTTTAA